ATGACGGGCGAATACCTGCACACCCGCGTGCAGTTCGACGCGCCGATCGGCAAGAACCAGGCGCTGCAGCATCGCGCTGCGGATATGTATGCCTCGCTGGAGGGCGCCCGCTCGATGGCGCTGTCGGCGAAGCTCGCGGTCTCCGGTGACGGGGGCCCCGCAGCGCACAAGGATGTGCTCGCGGCAAAGATCGTGGTCAACGACGCGGCCAAGCACATCAGCCAGGAGTCAATCCAGATGCACGGCGGCATCGGTATGACGATGGAGTATCCGATCGGACACTTCGCCAAGCGACTGACGGTCATCCAGAAGACGTTTGACGACCAGGACGGTCTCGTCGCGGCGCTCGTCGCCGAGGGCGGGCTCATCGAGCCGAAGGCCTGGGACGCCTAACCCGCTCGGCTGCCGCTCACCTCTTCGACGCGCGGTGGGTTCTACACCGATAATCGCTCGATATCGGTGGTGAACCCACCGCGCGTCGCCGTATCGCCCGGCCGACCGCGGCAGTTGAGGCTGGGACTATTCAGGTCGCCGTGATCTCGCCCGCGTACGTCACGAACGTCGTTCCGCAGCCGAGCGCGTGCGCGCGGGCTTCCGCCATTTCTGACGTCGCCGAAGCAGCAAGGTAGTCCTGCTCGCTGTTCCAGAAAAGTTCAGCGACAAGGTATGGCGCGCCGCCTTGCGGATGACTTAGCTGAAATGCGGTGAGGTGAGGGACGGCCTTGACGAGCGGCACGTGCTCATCGGCGTAGCGCGCGTCAAATGCCTCTTTATCGTCTGGTTCGTCGTAAACAACTGTCAGTCGATACATCGATCGCTCTCTCATATCAGGATGAATATCGAAACAGGATTCGCTAACCCCAACTATGGAGTATTAGGCGGACGGTCCTGACTGGCCGGCTTCGGTCAGGCCGGTGTCAATGAAACGAATCATCCAGTCCATCGTCTCGTCGGGGTCGTTGCTCCACTGAAAGGCGTCGCCCGCCTGAAGGAGGGCGTAGCCATGGATCGTGCAACGTAGGGTGCGGATGGCGTGATCTAGATCGGCCGATGGGATTCGGTAACTGCTCAGCGCCTCGCGAACGACATCGATCAAACGCGTCGTAGCGCCAACCAGTGGGTCATCCTCCTGTTGCAGGTCGGCGCCGGTGGTGGCGCTGTAACGACCCGGATGCTCGGCAATGTACGCCCGCGCAGTCCGGAATATCGCCTCGACGGCAGCTCTGCGGGTCTTACCTTGCACCGCTTCGCGGATGGCGTCGCCAAGCTCGGTCATCGCGAGGCTCGCGATACCACGTTGTAGGTCGGTGATCCCATTTATGTGCTTATACAAGGCCGGTGGCCGGACGCCGAGTTGCTCGGCCACGGCAGTCAGGCTCACGGCCTCGATACCACGTGCGTCAGCCAGCTCTGCCGCCGCAGCGATGACGTCGGCGGTGTTGAGCCCGGCCCTAGCCACGCGCGTACTCGCCAAAGACCGGCAAAACCACCGCCGCGACAATCTCGTAGGCGAGGCGCCGGCCCTCGACATCGACACGCATACTCCGGCTCATCAGACTCCCTCCGACGCGTTACGGTTAATAACCATAACCGTTGGCGAGCGGCCGGGCAATAGTCGGCCGGTTAGGCGAGGGTTCCGGCGCGGCGGCCGATGACCATGCCCGCCGTGAGTCCCGATCCGCCGGGATAATTGCCGCTGAACAGCCCGCCGAGCATCTCCCCACACGCAAACAGCCCGGCGATCGGCGTACCCGACTCGTCGAGCACTCGCCCGTGGGTGTCACCCTTCAGCCCGCCGAAGGTGAAGGTGATCCCGCAGGTCACCGGATACGCGTAGTACGGCGCGGTGTCGATCGCCGAGGCCCAGTTGCTCTTGGGGGGTACGACGTCCGCCCGTCGGCCGTCCTTGATCGTCGGGTCGAGCGGCTTGCTGGTGTCGATCGAGGCGTTGAAATCCGAGACGGTCTGCACGAACTCGTCGACCGGCACACCCATCCCCTGCGCAAGTTCCTCAAGCGTCGACGCCTCGATCGGCACGATGCCGGCCATCTCGTACTCCTCGGCGCGCAGCATCGGCCGGAGCTCGGCGTCAAACACCTGATATGCCACGGATCCTGGCTGCTCGAGGATCACCTTGCCGTACTTCGCGTAGGTGTAGTTGCGAAAGTCCGCACCCTCGTCGAGGAAGCGGCGACCCTCGCGGTTGACGATGATCCCGAGCGGATAGCTCTGGCGAGTCAGCCGGTTGGTCAGCTCGCGGTTGCTCTCGTTGTCGGGGAAGCTGGCATCCCACTGCACGCTGTGACAGCTCGACCAGTCGCCACCACGTGCGGCACCGATCTCAAGCGCGGCGCGCAGCAGGTCGCCGGTGTTGTAGGGCGTACCACGCACCTTCGCGTTTTCCCAACCGTCACCAAGAAACTCCTTGCGCCACACCGGATCTGACTCAAATCCGCCGCATGCGAGGACGACCGACTCCGCGCGGATCTCCTCATCACCGACGCGCACGCCGACGACCGTTCCCTTGTCGGCGAGCAGGCCCGTGACCGGTGCGGCGTACCGCACCTCGACCCCTAGCTCGCGCGCGACGCGGGTGTGGTCGGCTATCAAGCCGACGCCACCGTCGACATTGCCGACATGCAGCCCACCCCAGAACAGGTAACTGCCGTCCGGACGCTCGTACGCCTGACGCTCATACATCAGCCGGTAGCGCAGGCCGAGGTCGTGCAGCCACTGCACCGTCGCGCGGCTCTCGGACGCGACCACCTGGGCGAGCTCCTTGTCGCCGCGCCCTTCGGTCACTTTTTCCAGGTCTCCCAGGAAGTCTTCGACCGAGTACGGCGGGACCTCGGCCCGCTCATGGCGCTCATCGGGCTCAATCAATGACCGAAGATCCTCAAGTCCGTCATGCACCATCCGCGTCGCACCCGCGGTGTAGTAGCTGTTGCCGCCGGCGCTGGCCGCATCGCCTTTCTCCAGCAGCAGCACCCGTCGGCCGCGCTGAGCCGCCGCGTGCGCAACCGAGAAACCGGCGTTGCCACCGCCGACGACAATCACGTCGTACTCGCTCATTGTGCTCCGTCCAGTCGGATTGCCCGTTCGTCAGCGAGCACCTTGTGGCGCTCGGCTACGCGGGGATCGTGACCGGGCACGATCACGCCGTCGTCACCGGCCAGCTCGCGCAGCCGGTCAAAGGCGAGATACATCGCCGGTAGCTCGTGCACGATCGCGAACGGTTTGTCTTGCTCGAAGTTCTCGTAGAAATGGCTGGCGTCACTGGCGAGTACGACGGTGCCCGCGGGCTGCCGGACGCGCACGACGGTCATCCCCGGGGAGTGCCCAGCAACCATGTGCAATGAGGTCACCTCGTCGATCTCGACGTCTCCATCGATGATGTTGACCCGCTGCTGGGTGATCAGCTCGTCAAGCGCGTCGACATCGGACGCTCCATGCAGCGACGGATAGTCGCCGCGCGTCTTCACCAGCGGAAGATGCCAGAACTCGACCTCCCGCTGCTGCACCCACAAGCGCGCATTCGGGAAGGCGCGAAGATGGCCAGTGTGGTCGTAGTGCAGGTGGGTCAATACCAGGGTGTCAACATCATCGAGACCGATGCCCAGCAGGCCGAGCAGTTCATCAGGATCGCCGTAATATTGGCGATCCCCCACACGCTGGCTTGAGACCTCGCGGGTGTAACCGGCGTCGATGACCGTCACGCCTTCGGGCCGGCTGATCACCCAGATGAAGTAGTCGATCGGATACGGGTCGTCACTGCGCGGATCATGACCGTAGAAGTGGTCCGCGCGCGTGCTGTCGGACCGGCGCGCGTATCGCAGGGCAAACACCCCGTGCTGGCGCTCACTCATCGATCGTCCTCCTTCGCCTCAAACGTCAGGTCGGTCCCGGACCACTTCTCCCACAGTGTGGCGATGGCCGAATAGTCCTGGCGCGCCAAGCCATGCGCGAGAGCGATGTCGTAGACGCTCTGCGCCGCTTGGGTAGCAAACAGCGGTACGCCGGACGCTTGGCCGAGGGCGAGCGCGAGGGTGGAGTCCTTGCGCGCCGCGTCCATCGGCATCCCGCCTTCGTAGTCGCCAGTGGCCACCCGCTCCATCATGCGGTGCGTCAGCGGGCGGATCAGCCCGCCATCCGGGCGAGCGAGCACCTCGGCAAGCTGGGAGAGGTCCAGCCCCTGAGCCTTCGCCATCGCGAACGCCTCGACCAGTACCACCATCACCGCATGCGCGACCCCGTTGTTGACCACCTTCGCGGTCATCGCGGTGCCAAGGTCGCCGTACTGCTGAAGATTCGGGGCGATCGCCTGCAGGACAGGGCGCGCGCGGTCGACGTCGGCTGACGGTCCACCGACCAGCAAGGTTGCGGCGCCGTCACGCATCTGCCCGACTCCGGACAGCACGGCGGCCTCAACCATCGCGATCCCTTGTGCTGCAAGCGCTTCTCCGCAGGCACGCGCATCTCCCGGGAGCACGGTGCTGGTCTCGATCACCAGGCTTCCTTGTGACAGAAGCGATGCGAGAGCATCAACAACACTTCGGCTCGCCGCCGGGCTCGGCAGCGATAGTACGACGACATCGAGGCCGCTCAGCTCGTCCAGCGACGAGGTCGTGCGCACTCGCTCGGTCTGGTCGGCCAGCGTACGCCGCTGGTCGTCGAGATCGACTGCGACGACGTCGTACTCTCGCGCTAGCCGACCGGCAACCTCGATGCCCATCTGGCCGAGCCCGCACAGTCCGACTTGCGTTGTCATGGTGCCTCCCTACGTCCGGATCTGGAACGGGTCGCGGACCTCATCGGACAGGTCGATAAGCACGTTCTTGGTGCGTAGGTACTCCTCGACCGCCTCGACGCCGCGCTCCCGGCCGTAGCCGGACTTCTTAACTCCGCCAAACGGCGCCTGCGCCGCACTCTGTCGGTAGGTGTTGACCCATACTGTGCCGCACACGAGCTCGCGCGCCACGCGGTGCGCGCGAGATAGGTCTTGGGTCCAGATCCCCGCCGCCAAGCCGAAGTCGGTGCTATTGGCAATGTCGATGGCCTCCTGCTCGGGTCCGAATCGGATGACCGCGAGGACCGGTCCGAAGACCTCCTCGCGCGCCAGCTGGGAATCGAGCGGTACGTCGGCAAAGACGGTCGGCTCGACGAAATAGCCGCGCGACTCGCTCGGCGTACCGCCGCCAGTGACAAGGCGCGCACCGTCGCGCTTGGCGCCCTCGATCATCGACAGGATGCGGTCACGCTGCCCGATCGAGGCGACCGGGCCCATGTGCGTGGCACTTTTCGACGGGTCACCGAGCACGATGGCACGCGCGCGCTCAGCAAGACGCGCCTCGACCTCGTCGGCGATCGACTCGTGCACGAGCAATCGGCTTCCGGCGATGCAGGTCTGACCGCCCGCGGCAAAGATCCCGGCGACCGCTCCGACCACGGCACGGTCAAGATCGGCGTCGGAGAAGATGATGTTGGCCGACTTGCCACCCAGCTCGAGCGTCACCGGGGTGAGGTTGTCGGCCGCCTGCCGCGCGATCTGCTGCCCCACTGGGACCGAACCGGTAAAGCTGATCCGGCCAAGCCGCGGGTCGGTGACGAGTGCTGACCCGGCGTCGGCTCCCCCGGTCACCACGTTGAGTACGCCGTCCGGGAACCCGGCTTGGGCCAGCAGGTCGACGATGCGCACGGTGCTCAGCGGTGCGAGCTCGCTCGGTTTGACGACGACGGTGCACCCTGCCGCGAGCGCCGGCGCAAGCTTGTTGGCCAGCAGCTGCATCGGCGAGTTCCACGCCGTGATGAGAGCCGCGACCCCAACCGGCTCGCGAGTCGTGTAGTCGAAGGAATCCCAGCTATCCATGGGAACTGTGCGGCCCTGCAGCTTGTCGGCGAGGCCGGCGAAGAAACGGTAGTTGCGTGCCGCGAAGTGAGCCTGCGAGGTCGTCTCGCGCACGAGCTTGCCGTTATCGCGCGACTCCAACGCCCCGATCTCGTCGGCGTGCTCGTCGAGCAGGTCGGCAAAGCGGTGCATCAGTCGTGCCCGCTCCAGTCCGCTGGTGCGCCGCCAGACGTCGTCGAACGCCGTCTGCGCCGCCCCGACCGCGGCAGCGATCTGCTCGGTCGACGCATCGGAGACAACGGCGATCTGCTCGCCGGTCAGCGGTGAGTAGACGGCGATCGCGTGGTCGGGGTCGACCGGCGGACGCTCCCCGCCGATAGACATCCGAGCCTCATCCATCGGTGCTCCCTTCGACGATCTGCAGCGCCTTCGTCAGGTGTGGCAGGAACTGTGCAGGGTTCTCGGCCATCGGGAAATGCCCCAGCCCGGGCATCGACCAGAAAACTGCGCCGCGGATGCGCTGCGCCGTACTCGCCGACATCGCAGGCGTGCAGGAGTAGTCGTACTCGCCGGTGAGCATGACAACCGCGCATGTGTCGGTGTCGATGTGCTCGACCTTGTCGCGACCGTCCCACTCACCGCTGTAGAAGTCGATGTCGCCGTGAAAGGTGTTGAAGCCGCCCTGGGAGTAGCCCCACCACACGTCATCTTTAAACGGCTGCGGGCTCTGCGGCGCCATCATCCCGTAGACCCACTCGGGCACGAAGAGCGACTCGTTGACCTGCGGGTGCTTGGCCCACGGTTGGCGGCGGCCTTCGACGCGTTCGCTCGCCTCGCAGGCAATCACCCCGCGCACGGAATCTGGTGCACGGTAGGCGATCTCGAGGCAGATCTCCCCGCCCATCGACGATCCCGATACGATCACGCCTTGCAGCCCGAGCTGGTCGATCACGCCCAGGATCGCGTCGGCATATAGCTCGGTAGTCAGCGAGTAGCCGCCGATCGGGCCCGGCAGGCGATCCGACCGACCGTGTCCGGGCAGGTCGAAGGCCACCATCCGGTAGCGCTCCTGGAGCCCGGCGTTGGCGAGCATGCCGTGGTACTGGCGAGAGTCGGCGCCAGCGGTGTGCAGGAAGAGCAGTGGTGCTCCCGAGCCGCTTTCCTCGATATAGATGTCAATCTCCGCGCCTTGCAGCGGGGCATTGACGTAACGACCGCGCACCTGCGAGCGGTCGAGCGTCTCGATCGAGGCCGAAGCCGGGGCGCCGCCCGAGCGCGCGTGTTCGAGGATGCGGCGTACGACATGCACCGACTGCGCGAAGGCCAGTTGGTCACCGTCAACGCGTCCCTCTCCGGTGCGCAGGACGCCGAAGAAGCTCTGGTACGGCGGGCGAGGCGTTGCGGCGAGCAGTTCCGCCCAGACTTCGCTCGGCGCCGACAGGGTGAAGACGGGTTCGCTCTCAGCCAGCGCGGGTACGCCGTCCTCCACCCGCAGCACCACACGCTCAGCGCCGCACTCCAATGCGAAGTCGGCACGCACGCCGGTTCCGATCGCGCGCAGCGCGTCGTCACTCGCGCACGCGCTCAGCCATCGGTCGCGGGTCGGCGGGTCGGTGAAGACATCTATGCCGGGCACGGCGCCCCCTGCCGGGATGGACTGTGAGACGGGACACCTCGACCCTATCGCGCCGATCCTTCGCACTGCTCATTAGTGCCCGCGGGGTGCCGCACGAGTACCGCCTACGTCGCCGCCCAGTGCTCCACCGAGCGCCGCGCGAGCAGCTCGCGGAACTGCTCGGTGCTGCGGGTCAGCAGCTCTCCGGTGCCCCAGTCGAGGATGACGCCGTATCGCCGGATGACGTCGAGCATGTCGATCTCGCCGGAGCGGTACTTGGCCGCGATCTGCTCCGGATCCTCGGCCAGCCAGCTGAGGCGGTCGCGACGCAGCTGCTCGCGCAACGTCCGGGTCGCCGCGCGGTCGAGCCGAAAGTCGAGCAGCTCGCGATCGATCTCCTCGACGACGACGCCGTAGTCCTTGGCAGCCCGTTCGATCGATACGTACTCGTCGATCACGTCCTCAAGCACGTGCTCGGGATCGCGGTCGAGGGGGTCGCCGTACCCTCCGCCGCCGGCCGACGGACGCGTGAAATGGTCACCCGGCCCGACGGCCACGTTAGAGAAAGCCGCACCGAGGAACTTGCCGTCGTCGCTGTCGCGGTTGAGCCACACACCATGCGGGGTCGACGGCAGCCCACCGGCGATCCCCCACGTCACCGAGCGCGCTCGGTCGCAGCAGTAGGACATGACGGTCTTGTCGCAGTCGGTGAGGATGCCACCCTTCTCCAGGCCGAACCCACCACGGAACTCACCCGGCCCGCCGGAGTCGGTCACGATGCGGTGCACGGTGGTGATGACCGGCGACAGCCGTTCCTGACCCTCGACGGGCTGCACCGCAAGGCCCGCGCCGAAGACCGGCGCCGTACCTCCGCTGCCGTCCTTGGTACGCCGCCCGCCCCAGCCGCCAGCCATCCAGTCGTACCACATGAAGTACGGCGCCTCGTCGGTTCGCGCGTCGGTGCCACCGATCAGCAGATACTCCAGGTTGAACGCGCACGCCATCGCGCGTTCGGGCATGACCTGCGACCACAGCTCGAAGATCCCGTTCATCAGCTTCTCGTAGGGGCCCGAACAGAAGCCGGAGACCGCGGTCGGCCACGCGGCGTTGACGACGGTGCCCTCCTCCCCGATGTCGGCCTGGACGACTCGGTAGAAGCCAGAGTTCAGCGGCACCTCAGGGAAAAACGTCTTTGTGCCGGCATAGATCGCCGAGTGCGTCGTGCCATAGCCGGAGTTCAGGAAGCTGGCGACGGCCGGCGCGCTGCCGGCCAGGTCGTAGTAGATCCCGTCGTCGTCGATCGTCATCGAGATCTTCACCGGGACGAGACCTTCGCCCTGGGCCGGGTCGGCGTCGAGGTAGTCGACCGTCTCCCACGTGCCGGTCGGCAGCTCGGTCAGCCGATGTCGCACCATGCGCTCGACGTAGTCTTGCGCTCCTTGCATCGACGCAACAACGGCGTCTTTGCCGTACTTGTCAACCAGGCGAAGGATCTCGCGCTCGCACACACCCGTCGCCTCCGACTGCGCGTGCAGGTCGCCGAGGCAGATCTCGGGGGCTCGGGTGTTGGACACGAGAAGCTGCGCGACGTCGGCGATCAGCTCACCCTCTCGCCAGACGCGCACCGGTGTGATCCGTAGACCCTCGGAGAAGTGCTCAGTGGCGTTGACGTCAAACGACCCGGGCACGTTGCCGCCGACATCGGCCCAATGGCCCTTGTTTTGGGCGAAACCGATGATCTCACCGCCGACGAAGATCGGCCGGATGAAGCTGACGTCGTTCATGTGGGTGCCGCCGCGATAGGGATCGTTGACGGCAAACACGTCGCCGGGGTTAATGTCCTTGCCGAACTGCTCGATCACCGCCTTGCACTGGAAGTGCAACGTCCCGACGTGGACGGCGATATCGCCGCTGCCCTGCATCACGGTGTTGCCTTCGGCATCGCAGAGCGCGGAGGAGAAATCCCTTGCATAGATGACAAACGAGTAGCAGGTACGCATGATCTGCTCGCTCATCAGGTCGACGGCGGTCACGAACGCGTTTTTGAGCACCTCGAAGGTAACCGGGTCGACGCCGGGCACCTCCAGCGGCCGCGGACCCGACGTTGCGCTCTTGCTGTCCTTGTCACTCATGCGGTCTCGCCCTCCAGGTGGATGCGGATGTTGTGCCACTCGTCGACCTCGGCACGGGTGCCCGGTGGTACGACGGTCGTGGCGTCAAGCTGGTCGATCACCACCGGACCGGTCAGCGTGATCCCGGCGGGCAGCTCGTCGCGGTCGTACACATCGACCTGCTGCCAGCCGATCTGCTCGAAGTAGACCCGGCGGGTCTCGTGCGGTTGCGCGGTCGCGGACTCATCGAGCGCGGCCGGGGCAAACTCCGGCTTCGGCGTCGTACCGATCGCGGTAAGCCCGATCTGGTAGATCTCCACCGGTTGGGAATCCTGGCGGAACGCGTATTCCTGCTCGTGCTGTTCGTGAAAGAGCGCGACCAGGTCGGCGAGCGAGCCGGCGCCGCTGCCGGCCTGCACGGTCAGCGATCGCCACTGGCCGCGATAGCGCATGGATGCCGTGCGCTGCAGGACAATGTTGGCCTCCCCGACGCCCTCCGCACGCAGCCGCGTCGTCGCCTCGGCCTCCAGCGCGGCGTACGCCTCGTCCAGCATTGCCTCGTCGGTGTCACCGGCAAGCTGGCTGAACATCGCCGACAGGTCGTGTCGGATGTCGACCAGCAAACAGCCCAGCGCAGACGTGACTCCCGGGTTCGGCGGCACGATGACGACCGGGATCCCAAGCTCACGGGCCACATCGGCACCGTGCAGAGCGCCCGCCCCGCCGAACGCGACGAGCGCGAAGTCGCGAGGGTCGTAGCCGCGGCGGATCGAAATTAGCCGTACGGCGTCGGCCATGTTGGCGTTGGCAACCTTCAGGATCGCGTCGGCCGCCTGCTCAGTCGACATCGAGAGCGTGTCGGCGACATCGCGGTCGATCGCCTGCTGGGCGAGGTCTACGCGAAGCAGCTTCGCGCCACCGGCAAGCGAGGTGCCCAGTCGCCCGAGTGCGAGGTTGGCGTCGCTGTTGGTCGGGTGCGTGCCGCCGCTGTCGTAACAGGCCGGGCCCGGGTCGGCGCCGGCCGACTGCGGCCCGTTGCGCAGCGAACCGGCCTCGTCGATGTAGGCCAGCGACCCGCCGCCGGCGCCGATCGTCAGGACCTCGATCGACGGGAAGATGATCGGGTGGCCGAACTCGACCGACCACTCCTTAGTCACGCGCAGCTCGCCGCCGTACACCAGCGAGATGTCGGTGCTCGTGCCACCCATATCCAGGCCGATCGCGTTGTCGTAGCCGCATTGCGCGGCGATGTGCCGAGCGGCGATCGCACCAGCGGCGATGCCGGACGCGGCCAGCCGCACCGGATACCGATCGACCAACGCCGGGGTCATCGACCCGCCGCCGGAGTGCAGCAGGAGCAGGTCG
The nucleotide sequence above comes from Epidermidibacterium keratini. Encoded proteins:
- a CDS encoding alpha/beta fold hydrolase, with product MPGIDVFTDPPTRDRWLSACASDDALRAIGTGVRADFALECGAERVVLRVEDGVPALAESEPVFTLSAPSEVWAELLAATPRPPYQSFFGVLRTGEGRVDGDQLAFAQSVHVVRRILEHARSGGAPASASIETLDRSQVRGRYVNAPLQGAEIDIYIEESGSGAPLLFLHTAGADSRQYHGMLANAGLQERYRMVAFDLPGHGRSDRLPGPIGGYSLTTELYADAILGVIDQLGLQGVIVSGSSMGGEICLEIAYRAPDSVRGVIACEASERVEGRRQPWAKHPQVNESLFVPEWVYGMMAPQSPQPFKDDVWWGYSQGGFNTFHGDIDFYSGEWDGRDKVEHIDTDTCAVVMLTGEYDYSCTPAMSASTAQRIRGAVFWSMPGLGHFPMAENPAQFLPHLTKALQIVEGSTDG
- a CDS encoding TetR/AcrR family transcriptional regulator, which produces MARAGLNTADVIAAAAELADARGIEAVSLTAVAEQLGVRPPALYKHINGITDLQRGIASLAMTELGDAIREAVQGKTRRAAVEAIFRTARAYIAEHPGRYSATTGADLQQEDDPLVGATTRLIDVVREALSSYRIPSADLDHAIRTLRCTIHGYALLQAGDAFQWSNDPDETMDWMIRFIDTGLTEAGQSGPSA
- a CDS encoding hydantoinase B/oxoprolinase family protein; this translates as MSDKDSKSATSGPRPLEVPGVDPVTFEVLKNAFVTAVDLMSEQIMRTCYSFVIYARDFSSALCDAEGNTVMQGSGDIAVHVGTLHFQCKAVIEQFGKDINPGDVFAVNDPYRGGTHMNDVSFIRPIFVGGEIIGFAQNKGHWADVGGNVPGSFDVNATEHFSEGLRITPVRVWREGELIADVAQLLVSNTRAPEICLGDLHAQSEATGVCEREILRLVDKYGKDAVVASMQGAQDYVERMVRHRLTELPTGTWETVDYLDADPAQGEGLVPVKISMTIDDDGIYYDLAGSAPAVASFLNSGYGTTHSAIYAGTKTFFPEVPLNSGFYRVVQADIGEEGTVVNAAWPTAVSGFCSGPYEKLMNGIFELWSQVMPERAMACAFNLEYLLIGGTDARTDEAPYFMWYDWMAGGWGGRRTKDGSGGTAPVFGAGLAVQPVEGQERLSPVITTVHRIVTDSGGPGEFRGGFGLEKGGILTDCDKTVMSYCCDRARSVTWGIAGGLPSTPHGVWLNRDSDDGKFLGAAFSNVAVGPGDHFTRPSAGGGGYGDPLDRDPEHVLEDVIDEYVSIERAAKDYGVVVEEIDRELLDFRLDRAATRTLREQLRRDRLSWLAEDPEQIAAKYRSGEIDMLDVIRRYGVILDWGTGELLTRSTEQFRELLARRSVEHWAAT
- a CDS encoding EthD family reductase, whose amino-acid sequence is MYRLTVVYDEPDDKEAFDARYADEHVPLVKAVPHLTAFQLSHPQGGAPYLVAELFWNSEQDYLAASATSEMAEARAHALGCGTTFVTYAGEITAT
- a CDS encoding NAD(P)-dependent oxidoreductase is translated as MTTQVGLCGLGQMGIEVAGRLAREYDVVAVDLDDQRRTLADQTERVRTTSSLDELSGLDVVVLSLPSPAASRSVVDALASLLSQGSLVIETSTVLPGDARACGEALAAQGIAMVEAAVLSGVGQMRDGAATLLVGGPSADVDRARPVLQAIAPNLQQYGDLGTAMTAKVVNNGVAHAVMVVLVEAFAMAKAQGLDLSQLAEVLARPDGGLIRPLTHRMMERVATGDYEGGMPMDAARKDSTLALALGQASGVPLFATQAAQSVYDIALAHGLARQDYSAIATLWEKWSGTDLTFEAKEDDR
- the tcuA gene encoding FAD-dependent tricarballylate dehydrogenase TcuA; amino-acid sequence: MSEYDVIVVGGGNAGFSVAHAAAQRGRRVLLLEKGDAASAGGNSYYTAGATRMVHDGLEDLRSLIEPDERHERAEVPPYSVEDFLGDLEKVTEGRGDKELAQVVASESRATVQWLHDLGLRYRLMYERQAYERPDGSYLFWGGLHVGNVDGGVGLIADHTRVARELGVEVRYAAPVTGLLADKGTVVGVRVGDEEIRAESVVLACGGFESDPVWRKEFLGDGWENAKVRGTPYNTGDLLRAALEIGAARGGDWSSCHSVQWDASFPDNESNRELTNRLTRQSYPLGIIVNREGRRFLDEGADFRNYTYAKYGKVILEQPGSVAYQVFDAELRPMLRAEEYEMAGIVPIEASTLEELAQGMGVPVDEFVQTVSDFNASIDTSKPLDPTIKDGRRADVVPPKSNWASAIDTAPYYAYPVTCGITFTFGGLKGDTHGRVLDESGTPIAGLFACGEMLGGLFSGNYPGGSGLTAGMVIGRRAGTLA
- a CDS encoding N-acyl homoserine lactonase family protein, which translates into the protein MSERQHGVFALRYARRSDSTRADHFYGHDPRSDDPYPIDYFIWVISRPEGVTVIDAGYTREVSSQRVGDRQYYGDPDELLGLLGIGLDDVDTLVLTHLHYDHTGHLRAFPNARLWVQQREVEFWHLPLVKTRGDYPSLHGASDVDALDELITQQRVNIIDGDVEIDEVTSLHMVAGHSPGMTVVRVRQPAGTVVLASDASHFYENFEQDKPFAIVHELPAMYLAFDRLRELAGDDGVIVPGHDPRVAERHKVLADERAIRLDGAQ
- a CDS encoding aldehyde dehydrogenase produces the protein MDEARMSIGGERPPVDPDHAIAVYSPLTGEQIAVVSDASTEQIAAAVGAAQTAFDDVWRRTSGLERARLMHRFADLLDEHADEIGALESRDNGKLVRETTSQAHFAARNYRFFAGLADKLQGRTVPMDSWDSFDYTTREPVGVAALITAWNSPMQLLANKLAPALAAGCTVVVKPSELAPLSTVRIVDLLAQAGFPDGVLNVVTGGADAGSALVTDPRLGRISFTGSVPVGQQIARQAADNLTPVTLELGGKSANIIFSDADLDRAVVGAVAGIFAAGGQTCIAGSRLLVHESIADEVEARLAERARAIVLGDPSKSATHMGPVASIGQRDRILSMIEGAKRDGARLVTGGGTPSESRGYFVEPTVFADVPLDSQLAREEVFGPVLAVIRFGPEQEAIDIANSTDFGLAAGIWTQDLSRAHRVARELVCGTVWVNTYRQSAAQAPFGGVKKSGYGRERGVEAVEEYLRTKNVLIDLSDEVRDPFQIRT
- a CDS encoding hydantoinase/oxoprolinase family protein translates to MPSKRVAVDVGGTFTDVCIFDQDSHQVSVTKVPSTPDDPMVAVLNGVARGEVDLREVGLFSHGTTVATNALITRRFPAAAMVTTKGFRDVIEIRDGTKDDLWDAYKDVSGPYIRRRDRVEVTERVSYDGAVLTSLDEQEAREVAALLRKRNVRTVAVCFINSYANPANEIRMREILQEELPDATISTSAEILPEIFEHDRFNTTVANAVLAPLVSGYVGRLADKLEDDGYGGDLLLLHSGGGSMTPALVDRYPVRLAASGIAAGAIAARHIAAQCGYDNAIGLDMGGTSTDISLVYGGELRVTKEWSVEFGHPIIFPSIEVLTIGAGGGSLAYIDEAGSLRNGPQSAGADPGPACYDSGGTHPTNSDANLALGRLGTSLAGGAKLLRVDLAQQAIDRDVADTLSMSTEQAADAILKVANANMADAVRLISIRRGYDPRDFALVAFGGAGALHGADVARELGIPVVIVPPNPGVTSALGCLLVDIRHDLSAMFSQLAGDTDEAMLDEAYAALEAEATTRLRAEGVGEANIVLQRTASMRYRGQWRSLTVQAGSGAGSLADLVALFHEQHEQEYAFRQDSQPVEIYQIGLTAIGTTPKPEFAPAALDESATAQPHETRRVYFEQIGWQQVDVYDRDELPAGITLTGPVVIDQLDATTVVPPGTRAEVDEWHNIRIHLEGETA